One window from the genome of Brachyspira hampsonii encodes:
- the uvrA gene encoding excinuclease ABC subunit UvrA, with the protein MANNSIEIRGAKEHNLKNISLSIPHKTLTTLTGVSGSGKSSLAFDTIFKEGQRRYLESLSAYARQFLGVMAKADVEHIEGLSPTISIDQKSVNKNPRSTVGTVTEIYDFFRLIFARLGVPYCSKCGHKISKQSEDQIAHSVLREFAEKRILVLAPIVRDRKGEYRKEIEEVKLAGYPRIRIDNIVYKFDEDEIPELKRYEKHTLEIVIDRIKVEDKYLSRITDDIERAIRITKGLVAFYEEHEKSNEAIEVNNDIEIPETNEVDTKAKKKKIKMSKQFEIDKYYKLYTTERSCANCGHSIADIEPNLFSFNNPMGACTVCGGLGVEHVFTEKHIVRDENLNIYDGALSCFVDDHIGFDMEYGIDELEVIAKTYKIDLKKPWKDLTKTEKKYLLYGTDKEVKWRKRFWYHSKLVEERVPGILDRLKYDYETYKNSYYANFMDEVECPKCNGKRINEDALSVKFNGKTIADFSSMTIEDLYDYFTKLKLKPNEEIIGAPIVKEIIYRLTFLVKVGLTYLTVERSSPTLSGGESQRIRLASQIGSGLEGVLYVLDEPSIGLHQSDNKKLIESLKTLRDKNNTVIVVEHDKETMEESDFLIDIGPNAGVNGGEVVGIGDYEEFLKSDRSYTAKYLRGDDDIEIPKIRRDGNGKFLKVIGANQFNLKNIDVEFPLGLFIVVTGLSGSGKSTLVENILMRALHNHFYGKTLTAGSHEKIEGLENIDKVIEVDQSPIGRTPRSNPATYTKVLSPIRDLFAATKLAKMRGYDKGRFSFNVKTGRCPTCEGAGVIELEMQFLSNVLVPCEECGGKRFNAETLDVKYKDKTIYDVLEMSVSEAIHFFDGITSITRILKIMEDIGLGYIKLGQPSTTLSGGEAQRIKLASELHKISTGNTLYILDEPTTGLHFEDIKKLLKALDGLVEKGNTVLVVEHNLDVIKCADYIIDMGPLSGDKGGRVVAKGKPEDIIKVKESLTAKELKEILKPSKKKKEIIKTEETKKEENTSLIIKGANKHNLKNISLTLPKNKINVITGVSGSGKTSLAFDTIFKEGQRRFVESLSTYARRFLGRFEDANVEKIEGLAPSIAIDQKNVSRNPRSTVATVTEIYDYFRLIFARVSKPHCPHCNDKDTLKAETPSILATEIVDTMDLHKLIIISPLYHSSFNHRFTFDDKDATDIKKIIEKTREAGYVRMQINNNDYVIDDITEEEIDSLSKEEIYSVGIVIDRIVVGKDKRARIADAIERAMDLSNGVVHIKASHGIIIKESFHTKFPACLLHGILFDFEVTPRHFSFNSHWGYCEECKGLGSKPTFSIDLAIKDSTKPLFDGALDTSLHNMFSTHGKHYTDSLFRLLKRNGITKKDLYQTPFNELDKKVIDTVFFGGDYAIGNVITSWHSNNDVTSEDYSEWKDKSLGKFFVDEECSSCHGERLNEVMRAYTIQDKNISQVCAMTVEGAINFFDELPKLLTDRENTISKEAVKEINTRLSFLDKVGLNYLSLGRKYATLSGGEAQRIRLASQLGSKLTGVLYVLDEPTVGLHPRDTSHLLDTLKELRDLKNTLVIVEHDRDTMKSADNIIDMGPFAGAFGGEVVFEGKYDDILDSNNSLTGDYLSERKKVFEKTAVRNEETECIKLKNVSTNNLKNISVDIPLKKIVVVTGVSGSGKSSLIIDTLYPALKKRRLNQYSKFESAEIPSIVSDTILVDQISIVGSIRSTLVSYSKVFDKIRNIFAKTPAAKAKAFAAGRFSYNGKEGRCNICEGKGIRKIAMHFLSDMEIVCEACGGKRYNDETLSVRFKSLNIAEVLELTVDEAIEFFDFDKSITKTLSIMSEVGLGYIKLSQRLDTFSGGELQRLKLATELAKKQGDEHIVYILDEPTTGLHFDDVNKLLIALNKLVEKGHSVIIIEHNPDVIKAADYIIDLGLEGGINGGEIIAKGTVEEILEMKKGYTWKYI; encoded by the coding sequence ATGGCTAACAATTCTATAGAAATAAGAGGAGCTAAGGAGCATAACCTTAAAAATATATCGCTTTCAATACCGCATAAAACACTCACCACTTTAACAGGAGTATCAGGAAGCGGAAAAAGTTCTCTGGCATTCGACACTATTTTTAAAGAGGGACAAAGAAGATATTTAGAATCATTATCAGCCTATGCAAGACAGTTTTTAGGCGTTATGGCTAAGGCAGATGTTGAACATATAGAAGGACTATCTCCTACTATTTCTATAGACCAAAAAAGCGTTAATAAAAATCCCCGCTCTACTGTAGGCACTGTTACAGAGATTTATGATTTTTTTAGACTTATTTTTGCAAGGCTTGGTGTTCCTTACTGCTCTAAATGTGGACATAAAATTTCTAAACAAAGCGAAGATCAAATAGCTCATAGTGTGTTAAGAGAGTTTGCAGAAAAAAGAATTTTAGTTCTAGCTCCTATTGTAAGAGATAGAAAGGGAGAGTATAGAAAGGAAATTGAAGAAGTTAAACTTGCAGGATATCCTAGAATAAGAATTGATAATATAGTTTATAAATTCGATGAAGATGAAATACCAGAACTTAAAAGATATGAGAAGCATACTTTAGAAATAGTTATCGATAGGATAAAAGTTGAAGATAAATACTTGTCAAGAATTACTGATGATATTGAGAGGGCTATAAGAATAACAAAAGGACTTGTAGCATTTTATGAAGAGCATGAAAAAAGTAATGAGGCAATTGAAGTTAATAATGATATAGAAATACCTGAAACAAATGAAGTTGATACAAAAGCTAAAAAGAAAAAAATAAAAATGAGTAAGCAGTTTGAAATAGATAAATATTATAAACTCTATACTACAGAAAGATCCTGTGCTAACTGCGGACACTCTATTGCAGATATTGAGCCTAATTTATTTTCATTTAATAACCCTATGGGTGCATGTACTGTTTGCGGAGGGCTTGGAGTTGAACATGTGTTTACAGAAAAGCATATTGTAAGAGATGAGAATTTAAATATTTATGATGGAGCTTTATCATGTTTTGTAGATGATCATATTGGTTTTGACATGGAATATGGTATTGATGAATTAGAAGTTATTGCTAAAACTTATAAAATAGATTTAAAAAAGCCTTGGAAAGATTTAACTAAAACAGAAAAAAAATATTTGCTTTACGGTACTGATAAAGAAGTTAAATGGAGAAAAAGATTTTGGTATCATAGTAAACTTGTAGAAGAGAGAGTGCCGGGCATTTTGGACAGACTAAAATACGATTATGAAACTTATAAAAATAGTTATTATGCTAATTTTATGGACGAAGTTGAATGTCCTAAATGCAATGGTAAAAGAATCAATGAAGATGCATTGTCAGTTAAATTTAATGGTAAGACTATAGCCGATTTTTCTTCAATGACTATAGAAGATTTATACGATTATTTTACTAAATTAAAATTGAAACCTAATGAAGAGATAATCGGTGCTCCTATAGTAAAAGAGATTATTTACAGATTAACATTTCTGGTAAAAGTAGGATTAACATATTTAACAGTAGAGCGTTCCTCCCCTACTCTTTCAGGCGGAGAATCTCAAAGAATAAGGCTAGCATCTCAAATAGGAAGCGGACTTGAAGGTGTATTATATGTACTTGATGAGCCTTCAATAGGACTTCATCAGTCTGACAATAAAAAATTAATAGAATCATTAAAAACATTAAGAGATAAAAATAATACTGTTATAGTTGTAGAGCATGATAAAGAAACTATGGAGGAGTCTGACTTTTTAATTGATATAGGTCCTAATGCTGGAGTTAATGGCGGAGAGGTTGTAGGCATTGGAGATTATGAAGAGTTTTTAAAGTCTGACAGATCCTACACTGCAAAATATTTACGCGGCGATGATGATATAGAAATACCAAAAATAAGAAGAGATGGAAACGGAAAATTTTTAAAAGTAATAGGAGCTAATCAATTTAATCTAAAAAATATAGATGTAGAGTTTCCTTTGGGATTATTTATCGTAGTTACAGGACTTTCTGGAAGCGGTAAATCTACTTTAGTTGAAAATATTTTAATGCGTGCTTTGCATAATCATTTTTATGGAAAGACTTTAACAGCAGGCAGTCATGAAAAAATAGAAGGACTTGAAAATATTGATAAGGTTATAGAAGTTGATCAGTCTCCTATAGGAAGAACTCCAAGAAGCAACCCTGCAACTTATACAAAAGTTTTATCTCCTATAAGGGATTTATTTGCTGCTACTAAACTTGCAAAAATGAGAGGATATGATAAAGGCAGATTCTCATTTAATGTGAAAACAGGAAGATGTCCTACTTGTGAGGGTGCTGGAGTTATAGAGTTAGAAATGCAGTTTTTATCTAATGTATTAGTGCCTTGTGAGGAATGCGGCGGCAAAAGATTTAATGCAGAAACTTTGGATGTTAAATACAAGGATAAAACTATTTATGATGTTCTTGAGATGAGTGTTTCAGAAGCTATTCATTTTTTTGACGGCATAACTTCAATAACAAGAATATTAAAAATAATGGAAGATATAGGACTTGGTTATATAAAATTGGGACAGCCTTCTACTACTTTGTCTGGAGGAGAGGCTCAGAGAATAAAACTAGCAAGCGAACTTCATAAAATATCTACAGGAAATACTTTATATATATTAGATGAACCTACTACAGGACTTCATTTTGAGGATATAAAAAAATTATTAAAAGCATTAGACGGACTTGTTGAAAAGGGAAATACTGTTTTAGTTGTAGAGCATAATTTGGACGTTATTAAATGTGCTGATTATATTATAGATATGGGACCTTTAAGCGGAGATAAAGGAGGCAGAGTTGTTGCTAAAGGAAAGCCAGAAGATATTATAAAAGTAAAAGAATCTCTAACTGCAAAAGAACTTAAGGAAATATTAAAGCCTTCAAAAAAGAAAAAAGAAATTATAAAAACAGAAGAAACAAAAAAAGAAGAAAATACTTCTCTTATTATAAAAGGTGCTAATAAACATAATCTTAAAAATATCAGCTTAACATTACCAAAAAATAAAATTAATGTTATAACAGGAGTATCTGGAAGCGGAAAAACCTCTCTTGCATTTGACACTATATTTAAAGAAGGTCAGAGAAGATTTGTTGAATCACTTTCTACTTATGCAAGGAGATTTTTAGGAAGATTTGAAGATGCTAATGTTGAAAAAATAGAAGGACTTGCACCTTCCATAGCAATAGATCAAAAAAATGTCAGCAGAAATCCACGCTCTACTGTTGCCACTGTTACAGAGATTTATGACTATTTCAGACTAATTTTTGCAAGAGTCTCAAAGCCTCATTGTCCGCATTGCAATGATAAAGATACTCTAAAAGCTGAAACTCCTTCTATACTTGCAACTGAAATAGTTGATACTATGGACTTACATAAACTTATTATAATCTCTCCTTTATATCATAGTTCATTTAATCATAGATTTACTTTTGATGATAAAGATGCAACAGATATTAAAAAGATTATAGAAAAAACAAGAGAAGCTGGATATGTGAGAATGCAGATTAATAATAATGATTATGTTATAGATGATATTACGGAAGAAGAAATTGATTCTTTATCAAAAGAAGAGATATATTCTGTAGGTATAGTTATTGACAGAATAGTTGTTGGAAAGGATAAAAGAGCTAGAATTGCTGATGCTATTGAAAGGGCTATGGATTTGTCAAATGGAGTGGTGCATATAAAGGCCTCACATGGCATAATTATAAAAGAAAGTTTCCATACAAAGTTTCCAGCATGTCTTCTGCATGGTATATTATTTGATTTTGAAGTTACTCCAAGGCATTTTTCATTTAATTCGCATTGGGGATACTGTGAAGAGTGCAAAGGACTTGGAAGTAAGCCTACATTCAGTATAGATTTGGCAATAAAAGACAGTACAAAGCCTTTATTTGATGGGGCATTAGATACTTCTCTTCATAATATGTTTTCTACTCATGGCAAGCATTATACAGATTCATTATTCAGATTATTAAAAAGAAACGGTATAACAAAAAAAGATTTATATCAAACTCCTTTTAATGAACTTGATAAAAAAGTTATAGATACAGTATTCTTCGGGGGGGATTATGCTATAGGAAATGTTATCACTTCTTGGCATTCTAATAATGATGTTACAAGCGAAGATTATTCAGAGTGGAAAGATAAATCGCTTGGCAAATTTTTTGTTGATGAGGAATGCAGTTCTTGTCATGGAGAAAGATTAAACGAAGTAATGAGAGCATATACAATACAGGATAAAAATATAAGCCAAGTATGTGCTATGACAGTTGAAGGTGCAATTAATTTCTTTGATGAACTTCCTAAACTTTTAACAGATAGAGAAAATACAATATCAAAAGAAGCTGTAAAAGAAATAAATACAAGGCTTAGCTTTTTAGATAAAGTAGGATTAAATTATTTATCATTAGGCAGAAAATATGCTACACTTTCAGGAGGAGAGGCACAGAGAATAAGGCTTGCAAGTCAGTTGGGTTCTAAACTTACAGGAGTGCTTTATGTATTAGATGAGCCAACTGTAGGGCTTCACCCAAGAGATACAAGTCATTTGCTTGATACATTAAAAGAATTAAGAGATTTAAAAAATACTCTTGTAATAGTAGAGCATGACAGAGATACTATGAAGTCTGCAGACAATATTATAGATATGGGACCTTTTGCTGGTGCTTTTGGAGGCGAAGTAGTTTTTGAAGGTAAATATGATGATATATTAGACTCTAATAATTCACTTACAGGAGATTATTTAAGCGAGAGAAAAAAAGTATTCGAGAAAACTGCTGTAAGAAATGAAGAGACTGAATGCATAAAATTAAAAAATGTTTCCACAAACAATTTAAAAAATATTAGTGTTGATATACCTTTAAAAAAAATAGTTGTTGTTACAGGAGTATCTGGAAGCGGTAAATCATCTTTAATAATAGATACACTCTACCCTGCTCTAAAAAAACGCAGACTCAATCAATACTCTAAATTTGAAAGTGCTGAAATACCTAGCATTGTTTCAGACACTATATTAGTTGACCAAATTTCAATAGTGGGTTCCATCAGAAGTACATTAGTAAGCTATAGTAAAGTGTTTGATAAAATTAGAAATATATTTGCAAAAACTCCTGCAGCAAAAGCGAAAGCATTCGCAGCTGGCAGATTCTCATATAACGGAAAAGAAGGAAGATGCAATATATGCGAAGGTAAAGGCATAAGAAAAATAGCTATGCACTTCTTATCTGACATGGAAATAGTTTGTGAGGCTTGCGGAGGTAAAAGATACAATGATGAAACTTTATCTGTAAGATTCAAATCTCTAAACATAGCCGAAGTATTAGAACTTACAGTTGATGAGGCAATAGAGTTTTTTGACTTTGACAAATCAATAACTAAAACTTTATCAATAATGAGTGAGGTTGGGCTTGGTTATATAAAACTCTCTCAAAGGCTTGATACTTTCTCAGGCGGAGAGTTGCAGCGTTTGAAACTTGCAACAGAGTTAGCAAAAAAACAAGGTGATGAGCATATAGTTTATATTTTGGACGAACCTACTACAGGACTTCATTTTGATGATGTTAATAAGCTTCTTATAGCTTTAAACAAATTGGTAGAAAAAGGACATAGTGTCATCATAATAGAACATAATCCTGATGTTATTAAAGCTGCTGATTATATAATAGATTTAGGATTAGAAGGTGGAATTAACGGTGGGGAGATAATTGCTAAAGGTACTGTTGAAGAGATTTTAGAAATGAAAAAAGGCTATACTTGGAAGTACATTTGA
- a CDS encoding GntP family permease, translating to MISYFVIAMLAISIIVVMILTIKFKVHPFIAMLLVAIFLAFTLHVPSNNDTNYITEISALIGKGFGNALASVGIIIVLGSVIGNILEMSGAALKLGEIVLRIVGKSHPALAMNILGFIVSIPVFCDSGYLILTPLRKAVAKKSGASPVALSVALSTGLYASHALIPPTPGPAAVVNLFGLEAHLLTIIIIGLIVAIPTSLVGAIYGIFISKYIKKPNYPDKSPTYETLISDIGGLPSAWKSLAPIVVPIILMAIGSIVRFDSFRFGSGILRNIFIFLGEPSMALFIGFLFALLLTHKFNKEEISMWIGDGIRASGSILAIVGASGAFAEVLKSTELAKIIPELGHIFGELNMGLILPFIMASALKIILGSSTIAVVTVATLFAPLLGTLGFNTPISQILVLMAIGAGSMIASHANDSYFWIVVELSGLKIKDAYKARTLATFVQGITALIIIMILAFLFR from the coding sequence ATGATTAGTTATTTTGTAATAGCTATGTTGGCAATATCTATTATTGTAGTTATGATTTTAACAATCAAGTTTAAAGTTCATCCATTCATAGCTATGCTGTTAGTAGCAATATTTCTAGCTTTCACACTTCATGTTCCATCTAATAATGATACAAACTATATAACAGAAATATCTGCTTTAATTGGAAAAGGTTTTGGCAATGCTTTGGCAAGTGTTGGTATAATAATCGTTTTAGGAAGTGTTATAGGTAATATATTAGAAATGTCCGGTGCTGCTTTAAAATTGGGTGAGATAGTGTTAAGAATAGTAGGTAAATCCCATCCGGCTTTAGCTATGAACATATTAGGTTTTATAGTATCAATACCTGTATTTTGTGATTCGGGATATTTAATACTTACACCTTTAAGAAAAGCTGTTGCCAAGAAAAGCGGAGCATCTCCTGTTGCATTATCAGTTGCATTGTCTACAGGACTTTATGCCTCTCATGCCTTAATTCCTCCAACTCCAGGTCCGGCTGCAGTTGTTAATCTATTCGGACTTGAAGCACATTTATTAACTATAATAATTATAGGCTTAATAGTTGCCATTCCAACCTCTTTAGTTGGAGCAATATATGGAATATTTATTTCAAAATATATAAAAAAACCAAATTACCCTGATAAATCTCCAACTTATGAAACTTTAATAAGCGATATCGGAGGACTTCCTTCTGCTTGGAAATCACTAGCACCTATAGTAGTACCGATAATATTGATGGCAATTGGAAGTATTGTTAGATTTGATTCTTTTAGATTTGGAAGCGGAATATTAAGAAACATATTTATATTTTTGGGTGAGCCGTCTATGGCATTATTTATAGGTTTTTTATTTGCCCTATTGCTAACCCATAAATTTAATAAAGAAGAAATATCTATGTGGATAGGTGATGGTATAAGAGCTTCCGGAAGTATATTGGCTATAGTTGGTGCAAGCGGTGCTTTTGCAGAAGTATTAAAATCTACTGAATTGGCAAAAATTATACCTGAATTGGGACATATATTCGGAGAATTAAATATGGGGTTAATACTGCCTTTTATTATGGCATCAGCTTTAAAAATAATATTAGGCTCATCTACAATAGCAGTTGTTACTGTAGCTACACTTTTTGCTCCTCTTCTTGGAACATTGGGATTTAATACGCCTATATCACAAATTTTAGTATTGATGGCTATAGGAGCAGGCTCTATGATAGCATCCCATGCAAATGACAGCTATTTTTGGATAGTAGTAGAATTATCTGGTTTAAAAATAAAAGATGCATATAAAGCTAGAACTTTAGCTACTTTTGTACAAGGTATTACTGCATTAATCATTATAATGATACTAGCTTTTTTATTCAGATAA
- a CDS encoding HPr family phosphocarrier protein yields MTLTNVVTIKSKNGMHLRPAGVLSQISSKNEYSNIGIFLLYNGVRADAKSVFNIMGLGAFQGANLILEIEYDEGMEEIAKQAEKELINFFEEGYIHAEVPEDD; encoded by the coding sequence ATGACATTAACAAATGTAGTAACAATCAAAAGTAAAAATGGAATGCATCTAAGGCCGGCAGGAGTTCTGTCTCAAATATCAAGTAAGAATGAATATTCTAATATAGGAATATTTTTACTTTATAATGGTGTAAGAGCAGATGCAAAAAGTGTATTTAATATTATGGGGCTTGGAGCATTTCAAGGAGCCAATCTAATATTAGAAATAGAATATGATGAAGGAATGGAAGAAATAGCTAAACAAGCTGAAAAAGAATTAATAAATTTCTTTGAAGAAGGATATATTCACGCTGAAGTTCCAGAAGATGACTAA